The genomic segment AGTTGGATGGTAGCGAGTCCGACCCCTCCCGACTTTTATCCTATTGGAGAAGTCTCGGATGAGAGCCGATTTTTTGCGCCGACATTTTCCCGAGATTCGTAAGATCATTGTATTTTATGTTTTTTTAATTATAGCTACTCCCGTTTTCGCTTGGGAAGAGGCTTGGATTCCGGAAAAGGTATCTATAGGAGAGAATGCGGAATATTCCCTAATCTTTCAAAAAGGGGAGATAGTCCTATCCGAACCCTTGTCCAAGGGGATCCATCCGGATCCGAATTCTCCCGATCTTCCTTTGTTGGAGATATTGTCCTACGAATCCTCCGAAGATTCTTTGAAAATCACGGCGGCCTATTACGCTCCCGGGAAATTCTCGCTTCCTATCTCCTGGAAGGACGCGAGCGGCCGGGAATTCCGTTCCGAAAAGGTGCTGACGGTTCTCTCTTCTTTGGGAGAAAAAGATTCTTCTCCCGAGGACATACTGCCTCCTCTGGAATTCTCGGGTCCGTACTTTTGGAAATTGGCCGCGTGGATTTCAGCCTTCCTGGCAATGGGGCTTGCCGCTTTTTACGCTTGGTATCTGCATAGGACTAGATCGAAGGAACCTGTGGATGCTCTTGTGGAGGCAAACCCTTGGATTCAGAAAATTCTAATTTACGAAAATCGATTGGATGAACTGCTCCAAGCTTCCCCGATAGGGGCGAGGGATTTTTATAGGGCTCTTTCGGGGTATATTCGGGAAAGCTTGGCTCAGAAAATGCTGTCCTCGTTCGCTCATTTGACCGAGGCAGAACTTTTTTCCAAGATATACGAGTCCTTTCCTATCGACGGAGAGGAAGTCAAGAATTGGGAAAATTTACTGCGCAAGTCCCAGTATTCCGGAAACGAAGCGGAATTGAGCCGAGAAGAGGCGGTAGAGGCCTGGGATTATTGGAAGGGAGTCTTGGGGCCATGACGGATTGGGAAGCTCCATACTACCTTCTTCTCTTATTGCCTATTTGGATATGGACGGTGTATTCTTTCTGGAAAGGAAACTCTGTATTGAGTTACGATCTTCGTCTTCCCGGCTCCGGTAAGGAAGAAAGTAAGAATCTAAAAGAGATTCTCTCCGGATATTTCCCTTTTATTAGGCCTATCGCTCTCAGCCTATTCGTGATCGCACTTGCCGGACCGGGTAGAAGTTACAGATTCCTTCCGGATGAAAGACAAGGAGTGGATATCATGTTGGCATTGGACGTTTCCGGATCCATGTCCAAGAGCAGAGACTTCTTACCCGAAACTAGATTAGGAGTTTCTAAAAAACTACTGAAGGAATTCATTCGAAGAAGGGAATCGGATCGCCTTGGGCTCGTAGTCTTCGCAGGAGCGGCTTATCTGCAATCTCCTTTAACTAGTGATCGTTCTACTCTGGAGGAAATTATAAACGCCGCGGAAGAGGAGACCGTTCCCGAGCAAGGCACCGCGATTGGAGACGCAGTAATTCTTTCCTCCTACAGATTGAGACGATCTCCCGCTCGTTCCAGAGTGATCGTTCTTATCACGGACGGAGTTTCCAATACGGGCAGGATCGATCCGGTGACTGCGACGGAAATCGCCAAAGGAGTCGGAATCAAGATCTATTCCATAGGGATCGGGAAAGAAGATCAGTCCTACGAAGTGAATTTCGATATTCTTGCCGAACTTTCCAAAACGACCGGAGGCATCTTCTATCGTGCGGAAGATGTGAGTCAATTGCGGGAGGTCCTGGCTTCCATCGATGCGTTGGAGAAGGATCCCTTGGCACTTCCTCCGGAAGAGGTTCGGGAGACGGACGCCTTATTGTTTCTTTTATATGCTTTAGCTCTTCTGGGCTTGGACTTGTTCCTACGCACCTGGACATTTCGGTATTACGCATGACGGAAGAGTTCCTACAGTCTTTTTGGATCGTAATAGGAATCGTATTCGTCTCTTATGCGGTCATAAGAATCGGTTTTTATTTTCTTTGGAACCGCTGGAGAAGGAGTTATCCGGGTCTCGGAAGGGAGTCCATAGTTCCTTCTCTTTGGATAGCTCTTTTGCGGATCGTTCTGTTGGGTTCGGCACTCTGTATCTCTTACTTAGCCTTTCGTCCTTATGAAGGTCCTCGCTTAAAGGAGGAGGAAGCTTCCCAAGGCGTGGACTTTCTCTTCTTAGTGGATACCAGCCTCTCCATGCAAGCGACGGATACCGCCCCGACCCGAATGGCAAGGGTAAAGGAAACGATTTTGCGGATTCTTCCTGGGCTATCCGGCAATCGCTTCGGGATGATCGTTTTTGCGGGTTCCCCCTTTTTATACTGCCCTATGACATCCGATATAGGGGCCTTTTCGGACTACGTGAGGGGCCTGGATGTGGATATCGTCGGGGATCGAGGCACAGACCTGGCCGCGGCTTTCCAAAAGGCGGAAGATTTGCTGAAGTCGAATCGGGTCTTTCGGAACCGGATTCTTGTTTTGATTTCCGACGGAGAAGATGTACAATCTCCGGGGACATTTTCCTTTCCGGCCGATGTATGGGTCTGGTCCGTAGGAACTCCAACAGGGGGATCGATCGCCTATACCGACGACGGTTCGAATCTTTCCGGGTATCTCACGAAGGACGGCTCCTTGGCTCCTTATGAAAATTCTCCGGGAGTGGTGATCTCTAAAGCGAATCTTCCTTTCTTAAAGTCTATCGCCGAGGAGAATGGAGGCAGGTTCCTGGATTTGGACAGAGAGTCCCCGAATCCGAAGGAAATCCGTTCCTGGTTGGAATCCATGGATAAGAATACGAACAAAAGGATCCGTAATTTGCGCCGCGCGGAAGGATACAGGAAGTATCTTTTGCCCGTAGTATTGCTTCTTTTATTCGATTTCATTTTCCTAGAGTTCATAGGAAAGTATCTGAATTCATCCCGGAGGAGAAATCTTTCGGCTGCTATTTTGCTTTTTGGAATATTCTTTTTTCATAAGGAAGCCTCCGCAGTAGAGTTGGATCCGGGCGGGAATCGGATCCAAGAAGGTAGGAATTCCT from the Leptospira wolffii serovar Khorat str. Khorat-H2 genome contains:
- a CDS encoding LB_053 family protein; this encodes MRADFLRRHFPEIRKIIVFYVFLIIATPVFAWEEAWIPEKVSIGENAEYSLIFQKGEIVLSEPLSKGIHPDPNSPDLPLLEILSYESSEDSLKITAAYYAPGKFSLPISWKDASGREFRSEKVLTVLSSLGEKDSSPEDILPPLEFSGPYFWKLAAWISAFLAMGLAAFYAWYLHRTRSKEPVDALVEANPWIQKILIYENRLDELLQASPIGARDFYRALSGYIRESLAQKMLSSFAHLTEAELFSKIYESFPIDGEEVKNWENLLRKSQYSGNEAELSREEAVEAWDYWKGVLGP
- the batA gene encoding VWA domain-containing protein BatA, translating into MTDWEAPYYLLLLLPIWIWTVYSFWKGNSVLSYDLRLPGSGKEESKNLKEILSGYFPFIRPIALSLFVIALAGPGRSYRFLPDERQGVDIMLALDVSGSMSKSRDFLPETRLGVSKKLLKEFIRRRESDRLGLVVFAGAAYLQSPLTSDRSTLEEIINAAEEETVPEQGTAIGDAVILSSYRLRRSPARSRVIVLITDGVSNTGRIDPVTATEIAKGVGIKIYSIGIGKEDQSYEVNFDILAELSKTTGGIFYRAEDVSQLREVLASIDALEKDPLALPPEEVRETDALLFLLYALALLGLDLFLRTWTFRYYA